In the Variovorax sp. S12S4 genome, one interval contains:
- a CDS encoding (2Fe-2S)-binding protein, with protein sequence MSTQLQINGRRVRVDSAADTPLLWVLRDELGMTGTKYGCGVGLCGACTVHVGNDPARACITPVGALARQQVRTIEGLAQDRIGRALQAAWIENDVPQCGYCQCGQLMGAAVLLRATPKPSDTDITQAMAGNICRCGTYDRIRAAIHEAARALSV encoded by the coding sequence ATGAGCACGCAACTTCAGATCAACGGCCGCCGGGTGCGGGTCGATTCCGCGGCGGACACACCTCTTTTGTGGGTGCTGCGAGACGAGCTGGGCATGACAGGTACCAAATATGGTTGCGGTGTCGGCCTCTGCGGCGCGTGCACGGTCCACGTGGGCAACGATCCCGCGCGCGCATGCATCACGCCCGTCGGCGCACTGGCGCGTCAGCAGGTTCGCACGATCGAAGGCCTTGCGCAGGATCGCATCGGCCGAGCCTTGCAGGCCGCCTGGATCGAGAACGACGTGCCGCAGTGCGGCTACTGCCAATGCGGGCAGCTCATGGGCGCGGCTGTGCTGCTGCGTGCCACGCCGAAGCCGAGCGATACCGACATCACGCAAGCCATGGCAGGCAACATCTGCCGCTGCGGAACCTACGACCGCATCCGGGCGGCCATCCACGAAGCAGCACGCGCGCTGTCTGTCTGA